One genomic region from Chloroflexota bacterium encodes:
- a CDS encoding transposase — MPDFRRYYVPNAVVFITTVTHRRIPVFDSGEDIQLFWYTLRRVREIHPFRLLAYVILPDHLHWLMRVRDGDFSKVLHSVKRNYTINYKKAHGITSEFKLWQRRFWDHVIRNERDLHNHFDYIHWNPVKHGYVQRPEDWDQSSYRFWLDRGYYEVGWGHVGEPAHLMGMDLG; from the coding sequence ATGCCGGACTTCCGACGGTATTATGTGCCCAATGCCGTTGTGTTCATTACGACAGTGACCCATCGCCGCATCCCGGTTTTCGACTCTGGGGAGGACATCCAGCTATTTTGGTATACCCTCCGGAGAGTTCGGGAGATCCACCCTTTCCGGCTGCTCGCCTATGTGATTCTGCCAGATCATCTTCATTGGCTGATGCGTGTGAGAGATGGGGACTTTTCCAAAGTGCTGCACAGTGTGAAGCGCAACTATACGATCAATTACAAAAAGGCCCATGGCATCACGAGCGAATTTAAGCTGTGGCAAAGGCGTTTTTGGGATCATGTGATTCGGAACGAGCGTGACTTACATAACCATTTTGATTATATCCATTGGAATCCGGTCAAGCACGGATATGTGCAGCGCCCTGAGGATTGGGATCAGTCGTCCTATAGGTTCTGGCTTGATCGTGGGTACTATGAGGTGGGGTGGGGACATGTCGGGGAGCCGGCTCATTTGATGGGGATGGATTTAGGGTAA
- a CDS encoding DUF1565 domain-containing protein → MTKLRFLALAAAMLIGLACASVPGRFNLTPAATAAPKGPIVYLPLISADIHEPPQADYYVSVSGDDDENDGRSPATAFRTLERAMEVVQPGQTVLILSGTYHEFVEVYELGAADAPIVIRGDTSAGGRPVFDGQERLGSAFQCWWCTNIIISDLAIRNYRWEGVGIFLSRDVTLRDLRIRHTGFGIHADMEEGGSGITVVESRNVLVEGNILEETGMRIVEKELSGYGIDVWGCQDCLIKDNTVRKVMGTGILVEESCNVTVESNVVEESEMQMLDWWDGGIWLDGGREITVRDNVFRNNHGPGIQVSDTEVAYPRGSRGFVLENNISQGNEFGLYVWNFGVCPPPEQALRMSGNVLKENRQHDFLCVEWACGVGQPCVPPSDEPPPC, encoded by the coding sequence GTGACGAAGTTGCGTTTCCTGGCCTTAGCGGCGGCCATGCTCATCGGCCTGGCGTGCGCGTCCGTACCGGGCCGTTTCAACCTTACACCCGCGGCCACCGCCGCGCCGAAGGGGCCCATAGTCTACCTGCCGCTGATATCGGCTGATATCCACGAGCCCCCACAAGCCGATTATTACGTATCGGTTTCCGGTGACGATGATGAGAACGACGGTCGCTCTCCTGCGACGGCGTTCCGCACTCTGGAGCGGGCGATGGAGGTCGTTCAGCCCGGCCAGACGGTTCTCATCCTGTCGGGCACGTATCACGAGTTCGTCGAGGTGTATGAGCTGGGCGCGGCCGACGCGCCGATCGTCATACGGGGGGATACGAGCGCCGGTGGGAGGCCCGTCTTCGACGGCCAGGAACGCCTTGGTTCGGCCTTCCAGTGCTGGTGGTGTACGAACATCATCATCAGCGACCTGGCGATCCGGAACTATCGATGGGAAGGGGTCGGCATCTTCCTGAGCCGGGATGTCACCCTGCGAGACCTGCGCATCCGTCATACGGGCTTCGGCATCCACGCGGATATGGAGGAGGGCGGATCGGGGATCACGGTAGTGGAGAGCCGGAACGTCCTTGTAGAGGGGAATATCCTGGAGGAGACGGGCATGCGGATCGTGGAGAAGGAGCTCTCCGGCTACGGGATCGACGTCTGGGGATGCCAGGATTGCCTCATCAAGGACAACACGGTACGCAAGGTGATGGGAACCGGCATCCTGGTCGAGGAATCCTGCAATGTGACGGTGGAGTCGAACGTCGTAGAGGAGAGCGAGATGCAGATGCTCGACTGGTGGGATGGGGGGATCTGGCTAGATGGGGGGCGTGAGATCACGGTGCGGGATAACGTCTTCCGTAACAACCACGGCCCCGGGATCCAGGTCAGCGATACCGAGGTCGCGTATCCTCGTGGCTCGCGGGGGTTCGTTTTGGAGAACAACATCAGTCAGGGGAACGAGTTTGGCCTGTACGTGTGGAATTTCGGGGTGTGCCCACCGCCGGAACAAGCGCTGCGGATGAGCGGGAACGTCTTGAAGGAGAACCGCCAGCATGATTTTCTGTGTGTCGAGTGGGCTTGTGGGGTGGGACAGCCGTGTGTGCCCCCATCCGACGAGCCGCCGCCATGTTGA